In Vicia villosa cultivar HV-30 ecotype Madison, WI unplaced genomic scaffold, Vvil1.0 ctg.003326F_1_1, whole genome shotgun sequence, a single genomic region encodes these proteins:
- the LOC131640802 gene encoding zinc finger CCCH domain-containing protein 66-like, with protein MCSISNRIPSQEYGRQEEMHYKVSDLLVFSATDDVIAFKEAVENDNHDVNEVGLWYGRRIGSKEMGYEERTPLMIASLFGSKGVLSYILETGRVDVNQKYGSDRATALHCAVSGCSAASAEVIKLLLDASADVNSVDANGNRCIDLILMMSNSISGSKKRLLLAILDEFRMWDDIDEYNDFLKEVGFQMEKQQQDIGTARIEKKDYPMDLPLPDINNGIYSTDEFRMYIFKVKTCSRAYSHDWTECPFVHPGENARRRDPTIYQYTCVPCPEFRKGSCSKGDACEYAHGIFECWLHPAQYRTRLCKDETECTRRVCFFAHKPEELRPLYASTGSALPSPISYSNSPSASSMDYFSLSSPSSSTKSMSTPPLTPTAATSPAGGMMWPTQSYAAVPTLQMPRSRLKTGLNSRDDTEFLELENRLLQKLMIEEMTGLSFPSNRLAGVNPANFDDILGSQIPSPPSTTHVHPNVTQQLWSFSSDLANSNVIGSPKFTVDPSMNSKNDALSKRSQSFIERSSMATFSSELSPATSVAMEPYTNLSGWGSPDGKLDWSIRGDALNKMKKSYTFSFRDQLSNSTMVEQNDDDQDVLLRQESWVNSLVKDSPTVQSEQHCVEE; from the coding sequence ATGTGCAGCATATCAAATAGAATACCCTCTCAAGAATATGGAAGACAAGAAGAAATGCATTATAAGGTTTCTGATTTGCTTGTGTTTTCAGCCACAGATGATGTAATAGCTTTCAAAGAGGCTGTTGAAAATGACAACCATGATGTCAATGAGGTAGGGTTGTGGTACGGAAGGAGAATTGGTTCAAAGGAAATGGGATATGAAGAGAGAACACCTCTCATGATTGCTTCCTTATTTGGAAGCAAGGGTGTACTGTCATATATTCTTGAAACCGGCCGGGTTGATGTTAACCAAAAGTATGGCTCGGATAGGGCTACTGCTCTTCATTGTGCTGTTTCTGGTTGTTCTGCTGCTTCTGCTGAGGTTATCAAGCTTTTGCTTGATGCATCTGCAGATGTTAATTCTGTTGACGCGAACGGTAACCGGTGCATTGACTTGATTCTCATGATGTCTAATAGTATCTCAGGTTCAAAGAAGAGGTTACTACTAGCCATACTAGATGAATTTAGGATGTGGGATGATATTGATGAATACAATGATTTCCTTAAGGAAGTAGGTTTCCAAATGGAGAAGCAGCAACAAGATATTGGTACAGCTCGAATTGAGAAGAAAGATTATCCGATGGATCTACCCCTACCCGACATAAACAATGGGATATATAGTACAGATGAATTTAGGATGTATATATTCAAAGTGAAGACTTGTTCAAGAGCTTATTCTCATGATTGGACTGAGTGTCCCTTTGTTCATCCAGGAGAAAATGCGAGGCGCCGTGATCCGACGATATATCAATACACCTGTGTCCCTTGTCCTGAGTTTCGAAAGGGATCGTGCAGTAAAGGGGATGCTTGTGAGTATGCACATGGTATTTTTGAGTGCTGGCTTCATCCTGCTCAATACAGAACAAGGCTTTGCAAAGATGAGACTGAATGCACCCGAAGAGTCTGCTTTTTCGCGCACAAACCCGAGGAGCTTCGGCCATTGTATGCTTCTACTGGTTCTGCTTTGCCTTCACCTATATCCTATTCAAATTCACCAAGTGCTTCTTCAATGGATTATTTCTCACTGAGCTCTCCGTCCAGTTCGACAAAATCCATGTCGACACCGCCTTTGACTCCAACTGCAGCGACTTCTCCTGCAGGTGGCATGATGTGGCCGACTCAATCTTATGCTGCAGTTCCTACTCTTCAGATGCCAAGAAGCAGATTGAAAACTGGATTGAATTCTAGAGATGATACTGAATTTCTCGAACTTGAAAATCGCCTTTTGCAGAAGCTAATGATTGAAGAGATGACAGGTCTTTCATTCCCTTCAAATAGACTAGCAGGTGTGAATCCTGCTAACTTTGATGACATTCTCGGTTCTCAGATACCGTCTCCACCATCAACAACTCATGTGCATCCTAATGTGACTCAGCAACTTTGGAGCTTTTCTTCTGACCTTGCCAATTCAAATGTGATTGGATCACCAAAGTTCACTGTTGATCCCTCGATGAATTCAAAAAATGATGCCCTGTCGAAGCGGAGCCAGAGCTTTATTGAGCGCAGCAGCATGGCCACCTTTAGTTCTGAACTCTCCCCTGCTACCTCGGTTGCTATGGAGCCATATACTAACTTGTCTGGTTGGGGCTCCCCTGATGGAAAATTAGACTGGTCCATCCGTGGTGATGCACtaaataagatgaaaaagtcGTATACTTTCAGCTTTCGAGACCAACTAAGCAATTCAACAATGGTTGAGCAAAATGATGATGATCAAGATGTATTATTAAGGCAGGAATCATGGGTTAATTCACTTGTGAAGGATTCTCCAACAGTGCAATCGGAACAACATTGTGTTGAAGAGTAA